From Streptomyces sp. NBC_00370, a single genomic window includes:
- a CDS encoding DUF4331 domain-containing protein, producing the protein MKSPSSQPRSRRTLDQSLLVLGASALATGLAALTLAPGISAASSHREAPMVAGDPRADNTDVYAFTSPDRSDTVTMVANWIPFEEPNGGPNFYAFADDARYNINIDNTGDGRPDVTYTWYFRGKVRDAENQFLYNTGPVRKIDDANLNFRQVYDLTVTTDGHTETLLHDAPVAPSRTGPASMPNYAALRAQAVRSVPGGAKTFAGQAEDPFFADLRVFDLLYGGNLSERGKDTLAGYNVNSVALQVPKKLLALHGSAARNPVVGIWSTTERHGANVSDSRVKTHGDDWRQVSRLGNPLVNEVVVPLKYKDAFNSISPDQDRTVQPVVDKVYDPILPKLIKKVYGVPAPKVPRDDLAEIYLTGVCKACGPIKADLNAHSLNKDANPDEIVPAEELRLNMGVAPAKKPQRLGVLAGDLAGFPNGRRLADDVIDISLQAVEGAAQTGTLVPALAAGDKVDKNDARFGTAFPYLALPDTKNVNASRVGAQRAGMTNPSNAAAIGGIGALLLGTGAYRMKRRRTTG; encoded by the coding sequence ATGAAGTCCCCCTCATCACAGCCGCGTTCACGACGCACCCTCGACCAGTCGCTGCTCGTTCTCGGCGCGAGCGCACTGGCCACCGGGCTGGCCGCACTGACCCTGGCACCGGGCATCAGCGCAGCCTCCAGCCATCGCGAAGCGCCGATGGTGGCCGGTGACCCCCGCGCGGACAACACCGATGTGTACGCGTTCACGAGTCCGGACCGCTCCGACACCGTGACCATGGTCGCCAACTGGATTCCCTTCGAGGAGCCCAACGGCGGGCCCAACTTCTACGCGTTCGCCGACGACGCCCGCTACAACATCAACATCGACAACACCGGTGACGGTCGCCCCGATGTGACGTACACCTGGTACTTCCGCGGCAAGGTCCGTGACGCCGAGAACCAGTTCCTCTACAACACCGGGCCCGTACGCAAGATCGACGATGCCAATCTCAACTTCCGCCAGGTGTACGACCTGACCGTCACGACCGACGGTCACACCGAGACGCTGCTGCACGACGCGCCGGTCGCCCCGTCCCGTACCGGCCCGGCGTCGATGCCCAACTACGCGGCCCTGCGGGCGCAGGCCGTACGCTCCGTGCCCGGCGGGGCCAAGACGTTCGCCGGGCAGGCGGAGGACCCGTTCTTCGCCGACCTGCGCGTCTTCGACCTGCTCTACGGCGGAAACCTGAGCGAGCGGGGCAAGGACACCCTGGCCGGTTACAACGTGAACTCCGTTGCCCTGCAGGTGCCCAAGAAGCTGCTCGCCCTGCACGGCAGCGCTGCTCGTAACCCGGTCGTCGGCATCTGGTCCACCACCGAACGCCACGGCGCGAACGTGTCCGACAGCCGGGTGAAGACCCACGGCGACGACTGGCGCCAGGTCTCCCGCCTCGGCAACCCGCTGGTCAACGAGGTCGTCGTACCGCTCAAGTACAAGGACGCCTTCAACTCCATCTCGCCGGACCAGGACCGCACCGTGCAGCCGGTCGTGGACAAGGTCTACGACCCGATCCTGCCCAAGCTGATCAAGAAGGTCTACGGGGTGCCCGCCCCGAAGGTGCCGCGCGACGACCTCGCCGAGATCTACCTGACCGGCGTCTGCAAGGCATGCGGTCCCATCAAGGCGGACCTCAACGCGCACAGCCTCAACAAGGACGCCAACCCGGACGAGATCGTCCCGGCGGAGGAACTGCGGCTGAACATGGGCGTCGCGCCGGCCAAGAAGCCGCAGCGGCTCGGCGTGCTCGCCGGTGACCTGGCAGGCTTCCCCAACGGACGCCGGCTGGCCGACGATGTCATCGACATCTCCCTGCAGGCCGTTGAGGGCGCTGCCCAGACAGGCACGTTGGTGCCCGCGCTGGCCGCAGGCGACAAGGTGGACAAGAACGACGCGCGCTTCGGCACCGCGTTCCCCTACCTGGCCCTGCCCGACACCAAGAACGTCAACGCCTCCCGCGTCGGCGCGCAGCGTGCGGGGATGACGAACCCCAGCAACGCGGCGGCGATCGGTGGAATCGGCGCCCTGCTGCTGGGTACCGGTGCCTACCGCATGAAGCGACGCCGCACCACCGGCTGA
- a CDS encoding winged helix-turn-helix transcriptional regulator, with protein sequence MSGFGPGDPFLSDCPARLAIELIADKWTAVVLYGLSQGPVRHGELIELIGGISRKVLTQTLRRLAAHGLVRRHAYAEAPPRVEYELTPLGATLIDPIHMLTEWARTHGDAVLDALDADPEPVGRRD encoded by the coding sequence ATGAGCGGCTTCGGTCCCGGCGATCCCTTTCTCTCCGACTGCCCGGCGCGTCTGGCGATCGAGCTCATCGCCGACAAGTGGACGGCGGTCGTGCTCTACGGCCTCAGCCAGGGCCCGGTGCGTCACGGCGAGCTGATCGAGCTGATCGGCGGCATCTCACGCAAGGTGCTCACCCAGACGCTCCGCCGGCTTGCGGCGCACGGACTCGTCCGCCGCCACGCCTACGCCGAGGCGCCGCCCCGCGTCGAGTACGAACTCACCCCTCTCGGGGCGACGTTGATCGATCCGATCCACATGCTGACCGAGTGGGCGAGGACGCACGGAGACGCGGTACTCGATGCGCTCGACGCCGATCCCGAGCCGGTGGGACGGCGGGATTGA
- a CDS encoding MSMEG_1061 family FMN-dependent PPOX-type flavoprotein, protein MTTPLADSAFDSLRLDAVPNQESLRRAYALPSAAAVRKQMTELTEQTRRLIGCSSLVLIASADAEGNCDVSPRGGPAGFVAVLDERTLAIPDATGNKRLDTLQNVIATGRAGLLFLIPGRTTTLRVNGRACVSTRPELLSQLTAVGKPPASALVLGIEEVYPHCPKSLLRSAAWKPEQWLSADAQPTSAEVTLAQLRMPELTIADIEQTEADSLKYRYE, encoded by the coding sequence ATGACGACGCCCCTTGCCGACAGTGCCTTCGACTCGCTCCGCCTCGACGCTGTGCCCAACCAGGAGTCGCTGCGCCGCGCCTACGCGCTGCCCAGCGCCGCGGCCGTACGGAAGCAGATGACCGAACTCACCGAGCAGACCCGTCGGTTGATCGGCTGCTCCTCGTTGGTCCTGATCGCCAGCGCGGACGCCGAAGGCAACTGTGACGTCTCCCCGCGCGGCGGCCCCGCCGGGTTCGTCGCCGTTCTGGATGAACGGACGCTGGCGATACCGGACGCGACCGGCAACAAGCGTCTGGACACCTTGCAGAATGTCATCGCCACCGGACGGGCCGGGCTGCTGTTCCTGATCCCGGGGCGCACCACGACGCTGAGGGTGAACGGCCGCGCCTGCGTCTCCACCCGCCCGGAGCTGCTGTCGCAGCTCACCGCCGTGGGCAAGCCGCCGGCCAGTGCACTGGTGCTGGGCATCGAGGAGGTTTACCCGCACTGTCCCAAGTCGCTCCTGCGCAGCGCGGCCTGGAAGCCGGAGCAGTGGCTGTCGGCCGACGCCCAGCCGACCTCCGCCGAGGTAACCCTGGCCCAGCTGCGAATGCCGGAGCTGACGATCGCCGACATCGAGCAGACAGAAGCGGACTCGCTGAAGTACCGGTACGAGTAA
- a CDS encoding lipid II:glycine glycyltransferase FemX, whose amino-acid sequence MSFRLKAITREEHLAFVTAMPSASHMQVPSWGDVKPDWRAESLGWFDGSGRLVGVGLVLLRPLPKLKRYLAYLPEGPVIDWDAPDLGQWLEPMLAYLKAQGAFSVKMGPPVVARRWSAEAVKAAIADPQARQLRDAEATTDEPRAFAVADRLRRMGWRQTEAGHEDGFAAGQPRYVFQVPFAGRSLEEIQQGLNQQWRRNIKKAEKAGVKVVRGDYDDLPAFYEIYVETAERDQFIPRPLGYFQRMWTALTAEDPDRMRLYLAHHDGEVLAAATMLTVGEHVWYSYGASTNRKREVQPNNAIQWRMMSDAHELGASVYDFRGITDTLEEDNHLLGLLRFKVGSGGQAVEYLGEWDFPLNKFLHRALDLYMSRR is encoded by the coding sequence ATGAGTTTCCGCCTCAAGGCGATCACCCGTGAGGAGCATCTGGCCTTCGTTACGGCCATGCCCTCGGCCAGCCACATGCAGGTTCCGTCCTGGGGGGACGTGAAGCCGGACTGGCGGGCGGAGAGTCTGGGCTGGTTCGACGGGAGCGGGCGTCTCGTCGGGGTGGGGCTGGTGCTGTTGCGGCCCTTGCCGAAGCTCAAGCGGTACCTCGCCTATCTGCCCGAGGGTCCGGTCATCGACTGGGACGCGCCGGATCTTGGCCAATGGCTGGAGCCGATGCTCGCGTACCTCAAGGCCCAGGGTGCCTTCTCGGTGAAGATGGGCCCGCCCGTCGTCGCCCGCCGCTGGAGCGCGGAGGCGGTCAAGGCAGCGATCGCCGACCCGCAGGCCCGGCAATTGCGCGATGCCGAGGCCACCACGGACGAGCCACGGGCCTTCGCCGTCGCCGACCGGCTTCGGCGGATGGGCTGGCGGCAGACCGAGGCCGGCCACGAGGACGGGTTCGCCGCCGGGCAGCCGCGGTACGTGTTCCAAGTCCCGTTCGCCGGGCGCTCGCTGGAGGAGATCCAGCAGGGCCTCAACCAGCAGTGGCGCCGCAACATCAAGAAGGCCGAGAAGGCCGGCGTCAAGGTCGTGCGGGGTGACTACGACGACCTGCCCGCGTTCTACGAGATCTACGTGGAGACCGCCGAGCGCGACCAGTTCATCCCGCGCCCGCTGGGCTACTTCCAGCGCATGTGGACCGCGCTGACGGCCGAGGACCCGGACCGGATGCGGCTCTACCTCGCCCACCACGACGGGGAAGTGCTCGCGGCGGCCACGATGCTGACCGTCGGTGAGCACGTCTGGTACTCGTACGGCGCCTCCACGAACCGCAAGCGCGAGGTCCAGCCGAACAACGCGATCCAGTGGCGGATGATGTCCGACGCCCATGAACTCGGCGCGAGCGTCTACGACTTCCGCGGCATCACGGACACGCTGGAGGAGGACAACCACCTGCTGGGGCTGCTCCGGTTCAAGGTTGGCTCCGGCGGCCAGGCCGTGGAATACCTCGGCGAGTGGGACTTCCCCCTCAACAAGTTCCTGCACCGGGCACTCGACCTCTACATGTCCCGCCGCTGA
- a CDS encoding tetratricopeptide repeat protein has translation MPQPTANTPRTTSRRRLRTTAVTLALGAAMFTAGAVGLSPQNSGQSTGQDTGRAGSTGAGQSPGAARVSSLTSMRKQLERLPQDAVGWAQLGMAYVQQGRVTADAATYTKAESALRRSLDIQPADNYQAQTGMGALAAARHEFTTALSWGRKATVSNPANAAAQAVLADAYTQLGRYQESYSAVQRMVDLRPDTSSLARASYTWELRGDIPQARALMKRALDDAAGPGDQAFTHLHLATLAQDSGDPRTALREARSGLRATPHDAALLEARARANAALGDNRQAVDDYSAAVAIAPLPQYVVGLGELHQSLGHRAQADTQYALMRTQEQLRRAGGVAPDVDDVLFEADHGDARRAVALGRAALRNRPFIAVQDAYAWALHRAGRDDEALPYANRALALGTRSALSFYHRGTIQQALGHRTSARADLERALAVDPHFHPLFAPEARDALRRIDSAS, from the coding sequence GTGCCCCAGCCCACCGCCAACACGCCCAGAACCACGAGCCGCAGACGGCTGCGCACCACCGCCGTGACGCTGGCCCTGGGCGCTGCCATGTTCACCGCAGGCGCGGTGGGACTGTCGCCACAGAACAGCGGACAGAGCACCGGGCAGGACACCGGCCGCGCGGGAAGTACGGGGGCGGGACAGTCGCCCGGCGCCGCCCGGGTCAGTTCGCTCACATCGATGCGGAAGCAGTTGGAACGACTGCCGCAGGACGCCGTCGGCTGGGCGCAGTTGGGCATGGCCTACGTCCAACAGGGCCGCGTCACGGCGGACGCGGCGACCTATACGAAGGCGGAGTCGGCGCTGCGGCGCTCGCTGGACATCCAGCCGGCCGACAACTACCAGGCACAGACGGGCATGGGCGCCCTGGCGGCGGCCCGGCACGAGTTCACCACCGCGCTGTCCTGGGGCCGCAAGGCGACGGTCAGCAACCCCGCCAACGCGGCGGCCCAGGCGGTCCTCGCCGACGCGTACACCCAACTCGGCCGGTACCAGGAGTCGTACAGCGCCGTACAGCGCATGGTCGACCTCCGACCCGACACCTCCTCGCTCGCTCGCGCCTCCTACACCTGGGAGTTGCGCGGCGACATCCCCCAGGCCCGCGCCTTGATGAAGCGGGCCCTGGACGACGCGGCCGGCCCCGGCGACCAGGCGTTCACCCATCTGCACCTCGCCACCCTGGCCCAGGACTCCGGCGACCCACGTACCGCACTGCGCGAAGCACGCAGCGGCCTGCGCGCCACCCCGCACGACGCCGCCCTGCTGGAGGCACGGGCCCGTGCCAACGCGGCACTCGGCGACAACCGGCAGGCCGTCGACGACTACTCCGCCGCCGTCGCCATCGCACCACTGCCTCAGTACGTCGTCGGTCTCGGCGAACTGCACCAGTCGCTCGGCCACCGCGCGCAGGCCGACACGCAGTACGCGCTGATGCGTACGCAGGAGCAGCTGCGCCGGGCCGGCGGCGTCGCCCCCGACGTGGACGACGTCCTGTTCGAAGCCGATCACGGCGACGCCCGCCGCGCCGTCGCCCTGGGCCGCGCCGCACTGCGGAACCGGCCCTTCATCGCCGTACAGGACGCCTACGCCTGGGCCTTGCACCGTGCCGGACGGGACGACGAAGCACTGCCGTACGCCAACCGCGCCCTGGCCCTCGGTACCCGCAGCGCGCTCTCCTTCTACCACCGTGGCACGATCCAACAGGCCCTCGGCCACCGGACATCGGCGCGTGCCGACCTCGAACGGGCCCTGGCCGTCGACCCGCACTTCCATCCTCTGTTCGCGCCCGAGGCGCGCGACGCACTGCGCCGAATCGACTCCGCGTCATGA
- a CDS encoding NADP-dependent oxidoreductase, with product MRVITQHTLGGPDVLTVVDAPEPQPLPTEVLVRVKAIGLNPLEARLRAGEFPLIGRPPFILGWDISGVVAEAPQTWRFRPGDEVFGMPLFPRAASAYAEVVSAPALHLARKPASLSHVEASALPVVGLTAWQGLVDLGGVGEGDRVLVHGGGGGVGHVAIQIAKALGAYVITTAGRSKREFVEGCGADEVIDYTAVDFTQAVRDIDVVLDTIGGDTVERSLEVLRPGGHLVTAVAEEDAGLTAKYEAAGMRFSGIAVDPDPVALRGLVDLVEQGRLRGHVQETFPFERVADAHRLLDGGHLQGKLVLTV from the coding sequence ATGCGAGTCATCACCCAGCACACACTTGGCGGTCCGGACGTCCTCACCGTCGTGGACGCGCCCGAGCCTCAGCCCCTCCCCACCGAGGTTCTTGTCCGCGTCAAGGCGATCGGGCTGAACCCGCTGGAGGCGCGCCTGCGCGCCGGCGAGTTCCCGCTGATCGGCAGGCCTCCGTTCATCCTCGGCTGGGACATCAGCGGCGTGGTCGCGGAGGCGCCGCAGACGTGGCGGTTCAGGCCCGGCGACGAGGTGTTCGGCATGCCCCTGTTCCCGCGGGCGGCGAGCGCGTACGCCGAGGTCGTGTCCGCTCCGGCGTTGCACCTGGCACGCAAGCCGGCGTCGCTGTCGCACGTCGAGGCGTCGGCGCTGCCGGTCGTCGGGCTGACGGCGTGGCAGGGCCTCGTGGACCTCGGCGGTGTGGGCGAGGGCGACCGCGTCCTGGTCCATGGCGGTGGTGGCGGGGTCGGCCACGTCGCGATCCAGATCGCGAAAGCGCTCGGCGCGTACGTGATCACGACGGCCGGCCGGAGCAAGCGGGAGTTCGTGGAGGGATGCGGCGCCGACGAGGTGATCGATTACACGGCGGTCGACTTCACCCAGGCGGTCCGTGACATCGACGTGGTACTCGACACGATCGGCGGCGACACCGTCGAGCGGTCGCTCGAAGTGCTCCGCCCAGGCGGTCACTTGGTGACGGCTGTCGCCGAGGAGGACGCGGGACTCACCGCCAAGTACGAAGCGGCGGGCATGCGCTTCAGCGGCATCGCGGTCGACCCCGATCCGGTCGCCCTGCGCGGCCTCGTCGACCTGGTGGAACAGGGCAGGCTCCGGGGCCACGTGCAGGAGACGTTCCCGTTCGAGCGCGTCGCCGACGCGCACCGACTGCTCGACGGCGGCCACCTCCAGGGCAAGCTCGTCCTGACCGTCTGA
- a CDS encoding DUF6896 domain-containing protein: MTTARDLVIGYLDALRSAGEALRATFPSAERLADVLGLVRSHRISRTGEIGSYSSSVHGAGCLFVGQDGSEIDVDFTADGAEIFDLWRLRLYGQSLAEPVDLTERDLRSGLESPEPLLTEVRPGWFSAGEVARLTD, from the coding sequence TTGACGACAGCGCGCGACCTGGTGATTGGCTACCTCGACGCTCTCCGCTCGGCCGGCGAGGCCCTGCGGGCGACGTTCCCCTCGGCCGAGCGGCTTGCGGACGTGCTCGGCCTGGTCCGCTCGCACCGGATCAGCAGGACCGGTGAAATTGGCTCCTACTCCTCCAGCGTCCACGGGGCAGGCTGTCTCTTCGTCGGCCAGGACGGGTCCGAGATCGATGTGGACTTCACGGCCGACGGGGCGGAGATCTTCGACCTCTGGCGGCTGCGCCTGTACGGGCAGAGCTTGGCTGAGCCAGTTGACCTCACGGAGCGTGATCTGAGGTCGGGACTGGAATCGCCGGAGCCCCTGCTGACCGAGGTACGGCCCGGGTGGTTCAGCGCTGGAGAAGTCGCACGTTTGACGGACTGA
- a CDS encoding nickel/cobalt transporter, with amino-acid sequence MNLTLRRALAACTLAVAVGAASAAAVQPACAHPLGNFTVNYHTGLTLRTDRIDARIVVDRAEISTAQERPQVDHDGNGTVTPAETRTYARAQCGTVTRQLRVEAGGDSATWQARSSAFAYRPGEAGLRTSRLTCELTAAVDLAHPADVTVRTGYDSRRIGWREITAQGRGVALTASDVPTASATDELRHYPTDPLASPLDQRSATLRTAPGRSAGVVPAALPGAGLLTTALARVSGAFDSLVGARELTFSVGMLALLLAIVLGASHAAMPGHGKTIMAAYLAGRRGTPKDAVVVGATVTLTHTAGVLALGLILPVATGLAGETVLTWLGLASGLLVTAIGGWLLRSAVLSRSTPGHSHSHGHSHGPAHHHHHSQPHPHPSHAHPHPAPARTESDGSVVALLTKDDGHEPHTHPVTGDRHSHTAPAATRGGLIGMGIAGGLVPSPSALVVLLGAVALGRTAFGVLLVLGYGLGMAATLTLAGLLLVRLRERIDRSTRTATSPRWAALTRLAAVGPIATSSLVLLVGIGLTLRAGTGPW; translated from the coding sequence ATGAACCTCACCCTCCGCCGCGCACTCGCCGCCTGCACCCTGGCCGTCGCTGTCGGCGCCGCGAGCGCAGCAGCCGTACAGCCCGCCTGCGCGCACCCGTTGGGCAACTTCACCGTCAACTACCACACCGGCCTGACCCTGCGCACCGACCGGATCGACGCCCGCATCGTCGTCGACCGGGCCGAGATCTCCACGGCCCAGGAACGCCCCCAGGTCGACCACGACGGCAACGGCACCGTCACCCCGGCCGAGACCCGTACGTACGCCCGCGCCCAGTGCGGCACGGTGACCCGGCAACTGCGGGTCGAGGCCGGGGGCGACAGCGCCACCTGGCAGGCCAGGAGCAGCGCGTTCGCCTATCGCCCCGGCGAGGCCGGACTACGGACGAGCCGCCTCACCTGCGAACTCACGGCCGCCGTGGACCTGGCACACCCGGCCGACGTCACCGTACGAACCGGCTACGACAGCCGCCGCATCGGCTGGCGGGAAATCACCGCGCAGGGCAGGGGAGTCGCCCTGACCGCTTCCGACGTACCCACCGCCTCGGCCACCGACGAACTGCGCCACTACCCGACGGACCCACTGGCGAGCCCGCTCGACCAGCGGTCCGCCACGCTGCGGACCGCGCCGGGCCGCAGCGCCGGTGTCGTACCCGCCGCCCTGCCGGGGGCCGGACTGCTCACGACCGCCCTTGCCCGGGTCTCCGGCGCCTTCGACTCGCTTGTCGGTGCCCGCGAACTCACCTTCTCGGTGGGCATGTTGGCCCTCCTGCTGGCGATCGTCCTCGGGGCCTCACACGCCGCGATGCCCGGTCACGGCAAGACCATCATGGCCGCCTACCTCGCCGGGCGACGGGGGACACCCAAGGACGCGGTCGTCGTCGGGGCCACCGTCACACTCACGCACACCGCCGGCGTACTGGCCTTGGGGCTGATCCTCCCCGTCGCGACCGGCCTGGCGGGCGAGACCGTCCTGACCTGGCTCGGCCTCGCCAGCGGCCTCCTCGTCACCGCCATCGGCGGATGGCTCCTGCGCTCGGCCGTACTCAGCCGGTCCACACCGGGCCACTCGCATTCCCACGGTCACAGCCACGGCCCCGCGCACCACCACCACCATTCACAGCCCCACCCCCACCCTTCGCACGCCCACCCGCACCCGGCCCCCGCGCGGACCGAGAGCGACGGATCGGTCGTCGCCCTGCTGACGAAGGACGACGGCCACGAGCCGCATACACACCCCGTGACCGGAGACCGGCACTCCCACACCGCACCCGCCGCCACGCGCGGCGGTCTGATCGGCATGGGCATCGCCGGCGGACTCGTACCCAGCCCGTCCGCCCTGGTCGTCCTGCTGGGAGCCGTGGCCCTGGGCCGTACGGCCTTCGGCGTGCTCCTCGTCCTCGGCTACGGGCTCGGCATGGCCGCCACCCTCACCCTCGCGGGCCTCCTGCTCGTACGGCTGCGCGAACGCATCGACCGGAGCACCCGCACCGCGACCAGCCCCCGCTGGGCGGCGCTCACCCGCCTGGCCGCCGTCGGCCCGATCGCCACCTCCAGCCTCGTGCTGCTCGTCGGCATCGGACTCACCCTGCGAGCAGGCACGGGCCCTTGGTAG